The Pygocentrus nattereri isolate fPygNat1 chromosome 2, fPygNat1.pri, whole genome shotgun sequence genome has a window encoding:
- the LOC108413325 gene encoding E3 ubiquitin-protein ligase TRIM39-like — translation MASLRSLLSEDQLLCSICLDVFTDPVSTPCGHNFCTVCLRQHWDSSSRCQCPVCKEEFSRRPELRVNTFISGLAAQFKKSVQVKSSRVPEKRAFKPTKVLCDSCSEEAVKSCLDCGVSYCETHLVPHKTAAKLKRHKLMDPVENLADYICQKHERPLELFCRDDQMSVCQFCAETDHRNHSTVHVEEESGEMTTQLEKTQVEVQQMIQDRLKKIEEIKHSVELRKKSSEKEKADSVEVFRSVLRCIERSQAELLEVMEEKQKAAERQAEEFIKELEQEITELKRRDTELEQLSHTEDHLQLLQVYPSLCSPPPTKNWTEVRINTHLRVETLKRALIRLQEELSKEMEKLVAIQLKEVQQHAVDVTLDPDSAHPKLFLSDDGKRVACGNTEQNLPDTPERFDYDLSVLGKEGFSSGRFYYEVQVSGKTEWDLGVTTESSNRKGDITASPGYWMVWLRNETEFIAADCPPVPLSIKRAPQKVGVFVDYEEGLVSFYDVEARSHIYSFTGQSFSEKIYPVVSPCYHYGGKNLKPLIITAVKQEK, via the exons ATGGCTTCCCTCCGCAGTCTCCTGTCTGAAGATCAGCTCCTTTGCTCCATCTGTCTGGACGTGTTCACTGATCCAGTCTCTACTCCATGTGGACACAACTTCTGCACGGTCTGTCTCAGACAGCACTGGGACAGCAGTTCACGCTGCCAGTGTCCAGTCTGTAAAGAGGAATTCTCCAGAAGGCCTGAGCTGCGTGTGAACACGTTCATCTCTGGACTGGCTGCTCAGTTCAAGAAGTCAGTTCAGGTCAAATCCAGCAGAGTTCCAGAGAAACGTGCATTCAAACCTACAAAGGTTCTGTGTGACTCCTGCAGTGAGGAGGCTGTAAAGTCCTGTCTGGACTGTGGAGTCTCTTACTGTGAGACTCATCTGGTGCCTCATAAAACTGCAGCTAAACTCAAGAGACACAAACTGATGGACCCTGTGGAGAACCTGGCGGACTACATCTGCCAGAAACATGAGAGACCCCTGGAGCTGTTCTGTAGAGACGACCagatgagtgtgtgtcagtTCTGCGCTGAGACAGACCACAGGAACCATAGCACTGTTCATGTagaggaggagagtggagaGATGACG ACTCAGCTGGAAAAGACACAGGTAGAAGTTCAGCAGATGATCCAGGACCGACTGAAGAAGATTGAGGAAATCAAACACTCTGTAGAACTCAGAAAA aaaagctcagagaaggagaaagcagaCAGTGTGGAGGTCTTCAGATCTGTGCTGCGctgcattgagagaagccaggcGGAGCTGCTTGAGGTGatggaggagaagcagaaagcaGCAGAGAGGCAGGCTGAAGAGTTCATTAAAGAGCTGGAGCAGGAAATCActgagctaaagaggagagacacTGAGCTCGAGCAGCTCTCCCACACTGAGGACCACCTCCAGCTCCTACAG GTTTACCCGTCCCTCTGCAGCCCTCCACCCACCAAGAACTGGACTGAGGTCAGGATTAACACTCATCTGAGGGTGGAGACTCTGAAGAGAGCTCTGATTCGGCTTCAGGAAGAGCTCAGTAAGGAGATGGAGAAGCTTGTGGCGATCC AACTGAAGGAGGTTCAACAGCATGCAG tggatGTGACTCTGGATCCTGACTCAGCTCATCCTAAACTCTTTCTGTCTGATGACGGGAAACGGGTCGCATGTGGAAACACGGAGCAGAATCTCCCCGACACCCCAGAGAGGTTTGACTATGATCTCTCTGTGCTGGGAAAGGAGGGGTTCTCCTCAGGAAGATTTTACTATGAGGTTCAGGTCAGCGGGAAGACTGAGTGGGATTTAGGagtgaccacagagtccagtaaCAGGAAAGGGGATATAACAGCCAGCCCTGGATACTGGATGGTATGGCTGAGGAACGAGACTGAATTTATAGCAGCAGACTGTCCCCCTGTCCCGCTCTCCATTAAACGGGCTCCCCAGAAGGTGGGGGTGTTTGTGGATTATGAGGAGGGTCTGGTCTCCTTCTATGATGTTGAGGCCAGGTCTCATATCTACTCTTTCACTGGTCAGTCTTTCAGTGAGAAGATATATCCAGTGGTCAGTCCCTGCTACCATTATGGAGGTAAAAATTTAAAACCactgatcatcacagccgtTAAACAGGAAAAATGA
- the LOC108413324 gene encoding E3 ubiquitin-protein ligase TRIM39-like, whose product MASSSSVLSEDLLQCSICLDVFTDPVSTPCGHNFCMVCLKECWVSSSYCQCPVCKTKFRKRPELSVNTFISGLAAQFKKSVQVKSSRVPEKRSLKHTMILCDYCSEEQLEAVKSCLDCGISYCETHLMPHETAAKLKRHKLMDPVENLADYICQKHERPLELFCRDDQTSVCQFCTETDHKTHSTVPIEEESGEKKTQLVKTKAEVQQMIQDRLKKIEEVKHSVKLNKKSSEKEIADSVEVFRSVLRCIERSQAELLEVMEEKQKAAERQAEELIKELEQEIAELKRRDTELEQLSHTEDHLHLLQVFPSLCNPPPTKNGTDVRFNTHLRVDTLRRALTQLQEELSKEMEKVVEIELKAVRQNAVDVTLDADTANPFLILSDDRKQVTHGDKRQKLSKNSKRFNRCPCVLGKEGFSSGRFYYEVQVRAKTEWDLGVTTESINRKGEITLRPEDGYWTVWLTNETKYVALDSPSVPLSLKQAPQKVGVFVDYEEGLVSFYDVKYRSHIYSFTGQSFTEKLYPYFGPCDNDGGRNSAPLIITPCRS is encoded by the exons ATGGCTTCCTCCAGCAGTGTCCTGTCTGAAGATCTGCTCCAGTGCTCCATCTGTCTGGATGTGTTCACCGATCCAGTCTCTACTCCATGTGGACACAACTTCTGCATGGTCTGTCTCAAAgagtgctgggtcagcagttcATACTGCCAGTGTCCAGTCTGTAAGACAAAATTCCGTAAAAGACCTGAACTCTCTGTGAACACGTTCATCTCTGGACTGGCTGCTCAGTTCAAGAAGTCAGTTCAGGTGAAATCCAGCAGAGTTCCAGAGAAACGTTCCTTGAAACACACAATGATTCTGTGTGATTACTGCAGTGAGGAACAGCTGGAGGCTGTAAAGTCCTGTCTGGACTGTGGAATCTCTTACTGTGAGACTCATCTGATGCCTCATGAAACTGCAGCTAAACTCAAGAGACACAAACTGATGGACCCTGTGGAGAACCTGGCGGACTACATCTGCCAGAAACATGAGAGACCCCTGGAGCTGTTCTGTAGAGATGACCAGACGAGTGtgtgtcagttctgcactgagACAGACCACAAGACTCACAGCACTGTTCCTATagaggaggagagtggagaGAAGAAG ACTCAGCTGGTGAAGACAAAGGCAGAAGTTCAGCAGATGATCCAGGACCGACTGAAGAAGATCGAGGAAGTCAAACACTCTGTAAAACTCAATAAA AAAAGCTCAGAGAAGGAGATAGCAGACAGTGTGGAGGTCTTCAGATCTGTGCTGCGctgcattgagagaagccaggcGGAGCTGCTTGAGGTGatggaggagaagcagaaagcaGCAGAGAGGCAGGCTGAAGAGTTAATTAAAGAGCTGGAGCAGGAAATCGCTGAGCTAAAGCGGAGAGAtactgagctggagcagctctCCCACACTGAggaccacctccacctcctacAG GTTTTCCCATCCCTCTGCAACCCTCCACCCACCAAGAACGGGACTGACGTCAGGTTTAACACTCATTTGAGGGTGGACACTCTGAGGAGAGCTCTGACTCAGCTCCAGGAAGAGCTCAGTAAGGAGATGGAGAAGGTTGTGGAGATTG AACTAAAAGCAGTTCGACAGAATGCAG tggaTGTGACTCTGGACGCTGATACAGCAAATCCTTTCCTCATCCTGTCTGATGATAGGAAACAAGTGACACATGGAGACAAACGACAAAAGCTCTCTAAAAACTCAAAGAGATTTAATCGTTGTCCCTGTGTTCTGGGAAAGGAGGGGTTCTCCTCTGGGAGATTTTACTATGAGGTTCAGGTGAGAGCGAAGACTGAGTGGGATTTGGGAGTGACCACAGAGTCCATTAACAGGAAGGGAGAGATTACACTGAGACCTGAGGATGGATACTGGACCGTGTGGCTGACAAATGAGACTAAATATGTAGCTCTGGATTCTCCTTCTGTCCCCCTCTCTTTGAAACAGGCTCCCCAGAAGGTGGGGGTGTTTGTGGATTATGAGGAGGGTCTGGTCTCCTTCTATGATGTTAAGTACAGGTCTCATATCTACTCTTTCACTGGTCAGTCTTTCACTGAGAAACTCTATCCATACTTTGGCCCCTGTGATAATGATGGAGGTAGAAACTCAGCACCACTAATCATCACACCCTGTAGATCATGA
- the LOC108413326 gene encoding E3 ubiquitin-protein ligase TRIM21-like isoform X2: MASSSSLLSEDQLLCSICLDVFTDPVSTPCGHNFCTVCLKECWDSSSCCQCPVCKEEFSRRPELRVNTFISGLAAQFKKSVQVKSSRAPETPAKSQVLCDICCEKKSPALKSCLICMASYCNTHLEPHQRVSAFKSHKLMDPVENLEDYICQKHDRPLELFCRDDQTSVCQFCTEGDHKNHSTVPVEEARGEKKTQLVKTQAEVQQMIQDRLKKIEEIKHSVKLNKKISEKEKADGVEVFRALLCCIERSQVELLEVMEEKQKAAEKQAEEFIKELEQEITELKRRDTELEQLSHTEDHLHLLQVYPSLCSPPPTKNWTEVRINSHLRAETLRRALSRLQEEISKEMEKFVVIVDVTLDPDTANPFLILSDDGKRVTHGNKQQKLPKNPKRFDLCDCVLGKEGFSSGRFYYEVQVSGKMEWDFGLAKGSIRRKGDITLSPEDGYWTVSLSNETKYEAVESTCVPLSLKQAPQKVGVFVDYEEGLVSFYDVEARSHIYSFTGQSFTEKLYPYFSPCDNDGGRNSAPLIITPVDHHK; encoded by the exons GCTTCCTCCAGCAGTCTCCTGTCTGAAGATCAGCTCTTGTGCTCCATCTGTCTGGACGTGTTCACTGATCCAGTCTCTACTCCATGTGGACACAACTTCTGCACGGTCTGTCTCAAAGAGTGCTGGGACAGCAGTTCATGCTGCCAGTGTCCAGTCTGTAAAGAGGAATTCTCCAGAAGGCCTGAGCTGCGTGTGAACACGTTCATCTCTGGACTGGCTGCTCAGTTCAAGAAGTCAGTTCAAGTCAAATCCAGCAGAGCTCCAGAGACACCTGCCAAATCTCAGGTGCTCTGTGACATCTGCTGTGAAAAGAAGAGTCCCGCTCTGAAGTCCTGTCTGATCTGTATGGCTTCTTACTGCAATACTCACCTGGAGCCTCATCAGAGAGTTTCCGCCTTTAAGAGCCACAAATTGATGGACCCtgtggagaacctggaggactACATCTGCCAGAAACATGACAGACCCCTGGAGCTGTTCTGTAGAGACGACCAGACGAGTGtgtgtcagttctgcactgaagGAGACCACAAGAATCACAGCACGGTTCCTGTAGAGGAGGCGAGGGGAGAGAAGAAG ACTCAGCTGGTAAAGACACAGGCAGAAGTTCAGCAGATGATCCAGGACCGACTGAAGAAGATTGAAGAAATCAAACACTCTGTAAAACTCAATAAG AAAATctcagagaaggagaaagcagaTGGTGTGGAGGTCTTCAGAGCTCTACTGTGctgcattgagagaagccaggtGGAGCTGCTTGAGGTGatggaggagaagcagaaagcaGCAGAGAAGCAGGCTGAAGAGTTCATTAAAGAGCTGGAGCAGGAAATCActgagctaaagaggagagacacTGAGCTTGAGCAGCTCTCCCACACTGAggaccacctccacctcctacAG GTTTACCCGTCCCTCTGCAGCCCTCCACCCACCAAGAACTGGACAGAGGTCAGGATTAACTCTCATCTGAGGGCGGAGACTCTGAGGAGAGCTCTGAGTCGGCTTCAGGAAGAGATCAGTAAGGAGATGGAGAAGTTTGTGGTGATTG tggaTGTGACTCTGGATCCTGATACAGCAAATCCCTTCCTCATCCTGTCTGATGATGGGAAAAGAGTGACACATGGAAACAAACAACAGAAGCTTCCTAAAAACCCAAAGAGGTTTGATCTTTGTGACTGTGTTCTGGGAAAGGAGGGGTTCTCCTCAGGGAGATTTTACTATGAGGTCCAGGTCAGCGGGAAGATGGAGTGGGATTTTGGATTGGCCAAAGGGTCTATTAGGAGAAAGGGTGATATAACACTGAGTCCTGAGGATGGATACTGGACTGTGAGTCTGAGCAATGAGACTAAATATGAGGCTGTGGAATCTACCTGTGTCCCCCTCTCCTTGAAACAGGCTCCCCAGAAGGTGGGGGTGTTTGTGGATTATGAGGAGGGTCTGGTCTCCTTCTATGATGTTGAGGCCAGGTCTCATATCTACTCTTTCACTGGTCAGTCTTTTACTGAGAAACTCTATCCATACTTCAGCCCCTGTGATAATGATGGAGGTAGAAACTCAGCACCGCTGATCATCACACCCGTTGATCATCATAAATGA
- the LOC108413326 gene encoding E3 ubiquitin-protein ligase TRIM21-like isoform X1, producing the protein MASSSSLLSEDQLLCSICLDVFTDPVSTPCGHNFCTVCLKECWDSSSCCQCPVCKEEFSRRPELRVNTFISGLAAQFKKSVQVKSSRAPETPAKSQVLCDICCEKKSPALKSCLICMASYCNTHLEPHQRVSAFKSHKLMDPVENLEDYICQKHDRPLELFCRDDQTSVCQFCTEGDHKNHSTVPVEEARGEKKTQLVKTQAEVQQMIQDRLKKIEEIKHSVKLNKKISEKEKADGVEVFRALLCCIERSQVELLEVMEEKQKAAEKQAEEFIKELEQEITELKRRDTELEQLSHTEDHLHLLQVYPSLCSPPPTKNWTEVRINSHLRAETLRRALSRLQEEISKEMEKFVVIELKAIQQYAVDVTLDPDTANPFLILSDDGKRVTHGNKQQKLPKNPKRFDLCDCVLGKEGFSSGRFYYEVQVSGKMEWDFGLAKGSIRRKGDITLSPEDGYWTVSLSNETKYEAVESTCVPLSLKQAPQKVGVFVDYEEGLVSFYDVEARSHIYSFTGQSFTEKLYPYFSPCDNDGGRNSAPLIITPVDHHK; encoded by the exons GCTTCCTCCAGCAGTCTCCTGTCTGAAGATCAGCTCTTGTGCTCCATCTGTCTGGACGTGTTCACTGATCCAGTCTCTACTCCATGTGGACACAACTTCTGCACGGTCTGTCTCAAAGAGTGCTGGGACAGCAGTTCATGCTGCCAGTGTCCAGTCTGTAAAGAGGAATTCTCCAGAAGGCCTGAGCTGCGTGTGAACACGTTCATCTCTGGACTGGCTGCTCAGTTCAAGAAGTCAGTTCAAGTCAAATCCAGCAGAGCTCCAGAGACACCTGCCAAATCTCAGGTGCTCTGTGACATCTGCTGTGAAAAGAAGAGTCCCGCTCTGAAGTCCTGTCTGATCTGTATGGCTTCTTACTGCAATACTCACCTGGAGCCTCATCAGAGAGTTTCCGCCTTTAAGAGCCACAAATTGATGGACCCtgtggagaacctggaggactACATCTGCCAGAAACATGACAGACCCCTGGAGCTGTTCTGTAGAGACGACCAGACGAGTGtgtgtcagttctgcactgaagGAGACCACAAGAATCACAGCACGGTTCCTGTAGAGGAGGCGAGGGGAGAGAAGAAG ACTCAGCTGGTAAAGACACAGGCAGAAGTTCAGCAGATGATCCAGGACCGACTGAAGAAGATTGAAGAAATCAAACACTCTGTAAAACTCAATAAG AAAATctcagagaaggagaaagcagaTGGTGTGGAGGTCTTCAGAGCTCTACTGTGctgcattgagagaagccaggtGGAGCTGCTTGAGGTGatggaggagaagcagaaagcaGCAGAGAAGCAGGCTGAAGAGTTCATTAAAGAGCTGGAGCAGGAAATCActgagctaaagaggagagacacTGAGCTTGAGCAGCTCTCCCACACTGAggaccacctccacctcctacAG GTTTACCCGTCCCTCTGCAGCCCTCCACCCACCAAGAACTGGACAGAGGTCAGGATTAACTCTCATCTGAGGGCGGAGACTCTGAGGAGAGCTCTGAGTCGGCTTCAGGAAGAGATCAGTAAGGAGATGGAGAAGTTTGTGGTGATTG AACTAAAAGCAATTCAACAATATGCAG tggaTGTGACTCTGGATCCTGATACAGCAAATCCCTTCCTCATCCTGTCTGATGATGGGAAAAGAGTGACACATGGAAACAAACAACAGAAGCTTCCTAAAAACCCAAAGAGGTTTGATCTTTGTGACTGTGTTCTGGGAAAGGAGGGGTTCTCCTCAGGGAGATTTTACTATGAGGTCCAGGTCAGCGGGAAGATGGAGTGGGATTTTGGATTGGCCAAAGGGTCTATTAGGAGAAAGGGTGATATAACACTGAGTCCTGAGGATGGATACTGGACTGTGAGTCTGAGCAATGAGACTAAATATGAGGCTGTGGAATCTACCTGTGTCCCCCTCTCCTTGAAACAGGCTCCCCAGAAGGTGGGGGTGTTTGTGGATTATGAGGAGGGTCTGGTCTCCTTCTATGATGTTGAGGCCAGGTCTCATATCTACTCTTTCACTGGTCAGTCTTTTACTGAGAAACTCTATCCATACTTCAGCCCCTGTGATAATGATGGAGGTAGAAACTCAGCACCGCTGATCATCACACCCGTTGATCATCATAAATGA